Proteins encoded by one window of Deltaproteobacteria bacterium:
- a CDS encoding DUF4365 domain-containing protein produces MNGNVRTDRLGVSKVDTFFSSHGWLFREQFVNDYGLDAQVEIVTQGKPTGALIGMQIKSGSSYFREQSDDHFIYRTDGKHIK; encoded by the coding sequence ATGAATGGAAATGTAAGAACAGATAGGTTAGGCGTCAGCAAAGTTGACACTTTCTTCTCCTCACATGGATGGCTTTTTAGGGAGCAGTTTGTAAACGACTACGGGCTAGACGCACAGGTGGAAATAGTAACACAGGGAAAGCCGACAGGAGCTTTGATTGGAATGCAAATTAAGTCAGGATCGAGTTATTTTCGCGAACAAAGTGACGATCACTTTATCTACCGGACTGATGGCAAGCATATTAAGTAG